The Streptomyces rimosus genomic interval GACCCCGACGGCGCGTTGCTGCTGAGCGCACACCTGCCGGGACCACGGCCCGCACCGCCGCTGCCCCGTCCCGGCCCGGACGCCCGGAACCGGAGGCGTTATGTCCCTGCCCGGTCTGAACGTTTACCGGCACGACAAGCGGGACCGTGCACTGATCACTCTGGCCGGTGAGATCGACCTGACGACGGCGCCGTTGGTCAGCGCGTCCCTGCGGGAATGCCTGTACGGCTCCATACGCACCATCGACATCGACCTGACCGCCGTCACCTTCTGCGACGTGAGCGGCCTCAACGCCTTCCTGCACGCTGCCGCGCAGGCCACGCAGACAGGCAGAAGCCTGCGACTGCATCATCCGCCGCTCGCTCTGCGACGCATCCTTTCGCACGGCAACTCTGCCCTGCTGCTGGGCGGCGTTCCAGCGAGCCACCGCGGAAGCACGCCCTCACCATGGCCCGCTCCCTTTCCGGCAGGCACACCGTGACGGGCACCGGACCCGGACCAGGCGAGGAGCGGTCCACGCCTCGCTCAGCGCGAATTTGGCGGATCAGGCCGGCCACGCCGCCCACCGTGCTTTTCCGGCGTGGGGTGGCAGGACATCGGACAGGTTCGCAGGCTCTCCGGGCCGGCGGCGCTACGGGCACGGCCGACCGCGTCCTCGCGCACGACACCCGTACGCAGCGTCCTGGGCGACCGGAGACGAGGTGGGCACATGCCGGACGACAAACAGAGCGGGAAGCCTGAACTCGCCTCCGAGGACGGCCGGGAACGAGAAGCGCGACGTATCGCGGCGGTCCGCCGTTACGACATCCTGGGCACCCCACCGGACGGGGCGTTCGACCGGATCGCGGCGCTGGCCGGACGCCTCTTCGACGTCCCGATGGCGACGGTGACCATCGTGGACACCGACCGGGTCTGGTTCAAGGCCGCCTATGGGCTGGAAGGCGCCACCCAGACCGACCGGGACGCGAGTTTGAGCAGCTCGGCGATCCTGACCGACGCGCCCCTGGTCATCCCCGACACCCGTCACGATGCCCTGACCCGCGCACACCCGATGGTGACCGGCCCCGCCCGCATCCGCTTCTACGCCGCGGCACCGATCACCACCGCCGACGGCCACCGGCTCGGTGCCGTCGATGTCCGGGACACCCGGCCCCGCCGGATCACCCCCGAGCAGGCCGCCGCGCTGACCGATCTGGCCACGCTGGTCATGGACCAACTGGAGCTGCGGCTGTCCGCGTTGCACATGCTGCGCAGGCAACGCGAACTACTGCAGGTGGCACGCGCGGCTCGCGACCGGGCCGAGCAGGACCGGGCCCGGACCGCCGCATTCGCCGCGGTCCTGCAGAGTTCCCTGCTGCCGCCGGCCCTGCCCCACGTGCCGGGTCTCCAGGCGGCCTGCCACTACACGACCGCCTCCGTCCACGACATCGGCGGCGACTTCTACGACATCTTTCCCCTGGGCGCCGGCCGGTGGGCGTTCTGCCTCGGTGACGTGAGCGGCAGAGGTGCGACGGCGGCCGCGCTCACCTCGATGATCCGCCACACCCTTCGCTCCACGGCCCTGCTGGAATCCGACCCGCGCACCGTGCTGGAGATACTGAACAAGGCTCTGCTGGCGGACCCGACCGCCGGCGTCCGCCTGTGCACCCTGGTCTTCGGCACCCTGGTCCCCGACCCCGCCGGCGGATTCACCATCACCCTGACCGGAGGCGGCCACCCTCCCGCATACCACCTGCGCCCGGCCCGCCGGGGACTGCGCCCCCGTGCCGAACCGATGCAGTTGTCCGGCGGCATGCTTCTCGGTGTACTCGACGGCGCCTCGGTCGTCTCCCGGACGTTGCGCCTGGCACCGGGCGAAGCTCTCCTGCTCCGCAGCGACGGCCTGACCGCCTCGCGCACCTCCCACGGCGCCCGCTTCGACGAGGAAAGCCTGGCCGCGCATCTCACCCACCACGCGGCCACCAGTACGGCGACCCGCGCAGCCGCCGTCATCGACGACCTCGCCGCCCTGCTGGCGACCTTTCCCGTCGGCCCGGCGGACGACGTGGCCCTTCTCGCTCTCAGCGCCACCCCCTTAGGTGCCGGCGGCGCACCCGTCGGCGCGTCGGGCACCACCCACACCAGCGGCCCCCGCCCACAAGAGCGCGCATGATCTCGCCACCGGACGGGTCCGCGGACCACTTTCCCGCAACGCGCACATCCACGATCCCCGAAGCGACAGCCACCACACCACAGACAAGGACCGCCATGGACATGGGACGAGTCATCAGGAACAAAGCCCAGACAGCCAAAGGCAGGATCAAGGAGACCCTCGGCCGGACCGCCCGCAACCGGCAGACGCAACGCGAAGGCCGATCGGACCGCTCGATGGGCAACTTGAAACAAGCCGCCGCCAAAGCCAGGAAGGCCTTCAAACGCTGACCGGTACGCGGGGCCCGGAGGAGTCACTTGCCCCAGAGGTGCTTCCGCCTGCCGGAAGGCAGGGCGGCCGCCGCCACTCGGCGCACCTCATGCAGAGCAAAAGCTCGGCCTGATGCGGACGGCCCACGACGGTGCGGAAGCGGACGGAGCGCTCCTCCGCGCCCCAGCAGCGACAGCGCGGCTGAACAGTGGTCACCGCGCCCGTCCTTCGATGCGCTCCACCATACTCCCCTCACGCAGGTGGACGTCGTTGACCGCGATGTCGACCTCGACAACTTCCAGGCCGGTCCTCTCTCCAGTGGCCGTGCTCACATGGTCACGGAGTTCGGCGGCGATCACCGGAGTGCTCATTCCGTATTCGACGACCACTGCCCGGTCCACGGCGCCCTGGCGCGTGCCGGCATCGACGTCGATTCCACGGTCCGTGCCGCCCCGCCCCCGGGGGCTTTCTCACACCTCGCACCGAAGCTCCGGGCGAATCCACCACCCAGCGCGTGAATCGCGGGAACTTCGCGTGCCGCCATCCGGCGATTCTCGCGACACCCCCGCCTACGATGATCGTCCTTCCGCGCGGCGAGGCCAGTTGCACTGATCCGGACCATCCGGTACGCGCCACCGGCGACGAGTGACCTGTCGGACGCCTGCCGGGCCACACTGGTCGACCCCGTCATGCGACGTCACCTCCTCAGGTGCCCACCGCTCTTCCTGCCCCGGGGGTGGGAAGCTGCCGAGTCCCCCGGTCCGCGGAGGGCACGATGAACGGGACAGCGCCGAGCAGCAGGTCTGGCCTTCCAGGCAGACGTTGAGGCGAAGTACGCAACGGGCGAAGCGGAGGCCGGCCGCGGGACCGGTGGGAATTCCGGGTCGGAGCCCCTCCAGGCGGAACCGCTGCTACAAACGGCGCCAGCGGGCCGAAGCGAACGAGAAGCCGCCGAAGAGCACCAGTCCGACCGCGACGGCCACCAGGAGCCACGGGCCCGCCGGAGTCTGAGTGAAGCTACGCAGCGTAGCGTCCAGGCCCTTGGCCCGATGCGGATCGAAGGTGAGGGCGGCGATCAGAACGAAGCATCCCGCCGCGGCGAACACCAGGCCACGCGCCACGCCGCCGCCCATGCCCATGCCGGTGATGGCCTGCCATGTGCGGGGGCTCATCGCGCCGCTGTCCAGCTTCCGCAGGAAGCGCCGCATGGCCGCCCTTACGGCGAGCACCACGCCGACACCGATCAGGACGGCACCGGCCAGGGCCACGAGCACCCGGCCGTACGGCAGCTTGAGCGCCGCCGCCGTCCAGTCCTGCGGCTGAGCGTTGCCGCTGCCACCCCCGCCACTCCCGGCAGCGTAGGCCGCGGTCGCCCAGCAGACCGCCGCGTAGAAGACCGCCCGGCCACCGTTCAGCAACCGCGCCGGGACCTTCCGCTCAGCTCCCCTGGCCAATATGGCACCTGCACCCCGCCAGACCGTCATGCATCCGAAACCCGCGGCCAGGGCCCACAGCATCACACTCCCGAAAGGCTGCGCCGCAATCTGGCCCAAGGCTCCTTGCCGGTCCGCCGACTCCTCTCCTTCTCCGAAGGCGATCTGGACGGCGAGCACGCCGATGAGTGCGTACACGACGCCCCGTGCAACGAAACCCGCCCGGCCCGCGAGGGTCAGTGACTCCTTGTCGGCGGTGCGCCGACCCGGAACTCCCGCGGCGCGGCCGTGCCCACGTGCATGTGACCACGTCACAGTGCCCTCCCCGGAGCAGTGGAGCGCGGTGCGCGTCCCTGGATCATCCGGGTGCCCCTGTCGCTGCGTTCGAAGCGCGCCGCCCCGAACCTGTCCGCGCGGTCCCGCTACCGATGTGAGGCGTGGCTCGATGGCGGGAAACGTCGCACGCGGGCTCTAGGACACGGGGACGAACGGAGCGGATGTGGTCACACCGCGGTCATCAGCCGAGCCGTAGCAAGGCACGGTATGCGGGCGGAGTCACCAGCACGCTCCGGCGTCCGGAGACACAGGACAGCACCAGGCTCCAACGTCGTAGCCAGCCCTCGTTCGGACCGGCCGACACCTGCACCGCAGAACCGTTCACGGGCATCTTGTGCAGGGGGACCGGCCAGTGCTCGGGCTTCGCAGCGATGTGGGAGGCCTGCCTTCGCAGGGAGAACCAGCGCTTCGGTGAGAACGGAGGGTTCCCGCAGCAGGCCACGGCAGGCGCCGACCACGAACTGCCAAGGTGCGACTTGCCCTTTGTGAAGGACAGCGGCACCGACGGGTGCAGGACACGGGGATGGCAGGCCCACTGGCGGGATTTCTTCCTCGATGCCGGGCGCCTGTGCTTCTCTGGCGGTGGCCGAGTTCGGGCTCGGCCACCGCCAGAGAGGCACGCGCGTGGGTGCGACGTTCTGGCCTGCTCGCGCGCCATCGTCTATGGCACGAGAAGAGGGAATTCCGTAGATGCCTCCGTTCGCGCCTTCGCTCTTCGCCGGTCGGCTCACCGACCGGATCCTGTCGGCCGCGGTCTGGCTGACCACCCCGCTGGGACCGGACGACTACTTCGGCCTGGTCGATCCACTACTGTCGGCGCGCCACCCGGCTGGCCGGATCGTCGCCGTGCGGCCGGAAGGTCCCGACGCCGCCACACTGGTGATCAGGCCAGGGCGCGGGTGGGCCGGGCACCGGGCGGGGCAGTACCTGCCCGTCGGTGTCGAACTGGACGGCGTCCGACACTGGCGCA includes:
- a CDS encoding STAS domain-containing protein, with amino-acid sequence MSLPGLNVYRHDKRDRALITLAGEIDLTTAPLVSASLRECLYGSIRTIDIDLTAVTFCDVSGLNAFLHAAAQATQTGRSLRLHHPPLALRRILSHGNSALLLGGVPASHRGSTPSPWPAPFPAGTP
- a CDS encoding PP2C family protein-serine/threonine phosphatase, producing the protein MPDDKQSGKPELASEDGREREARRIAAVRRYDILGTPPDGAFDRIAALAGRLFDVPMATVTIVDTDRVWFKAAYGLEGATQTDRDASLSSSAILTDAPLVIPDTRHDALTRAHPMVTGPARIRFYAAAPITTADGHRLGAVDVRDTRPRRITPEQAAALTDLATLVMDQLELRLSALHMLRRQRELLQVARAARDRAEQDRARTAAFAAVLQSSLLPPALPHVPGLQAACHYTTASVHDIGGDFYDIFPLGAGRWAFCLGDVSGRGATAAALTSMIRHTLRSTALLESDPRTVLEILNKALLADPTAGVRLCTLVFGTLVPDPAGGFTITLTGGGHPPAYHLRPARRGLRPRAEPMQLSGGMLLGVLDGASVVSRTLRLAPGEALLLRSDGLTASRTSHGARFDEESLAAHLTHHAATSTATRAAAVIDDLAALLATFPVGPADDVALLALSATPLGAGGAPVGASGTTHTSGPRPQERA
- a CDS encoding CsbD family protein, coding for MGRVIRNKAQTAKGRIKETLGRTARNRQTQREGRSDRSMGNLKQAAAKARKAFKR
- a CDS encoding Asp23/Gls24 family envelope stress response protein, producing MDRAVVVEYGMSTPVIAAELRDHVSTATGERTGLEVVEVDIAVNDVHLREGSMVERIEGRAR
- a CDS encoding DUF1206 domain-containing protein; the encoded protein is MARGAERKVPARLLNGGRAVFYAAVCWATAAYAAGSGGGGSGNAQPQDWTAAALKLPYGRVLVALAGAVLIGVGVVLAVRAAMRRFLRKLDSGAMSPRTWQAITGMGMGGGVARGLVFAAAGCFVLIAALTFDPHRAKGLDATLRSFTQTPAGPWLLVAVAVGLVLFGGFSFASARWRRL